A stretch of Lactuca sativa cultivar Salinas chromosome 6, Lsat_Salinas_v11, whole genome shotgun sequence DNA encodes these proteins:
- the LOC111880939 gene encoding uncharacterized protein LOC111880939: MATVPTKNQQRLHNFSLPFLKWGQRTQINNNCRRRYRNFPLTDSDLNNDRKPHRFHNRESKDTKTKEEEENGGVLLDRGDNTGKSSDVAAAADGDVKPWNLRPRRFVINTADGNGAVMGVNSAKSGWLLRGGASAAAADEEKIKEKEKEKEEDQMKKKRRLWISLSKEEIEEDVYAFTGSKPARRPKKRNKTAQKQVDNVFPGLYLVGISADSYRV; encoded by the exons ATGGCGACGGTGCCCACGAAGAATCAGCAACGACTGCATAATTTCTCGCTTCCATTCCTAAAATGGGGACAGAGAACCCAAATCAACAACAACTGCCGCCGCCGCTACCGCAACTTTCCTCTCACCGACTCAGACCTCAATAATGACCGTAAACCTCATCGGTTTCATAATCGGGAGAGTAAAGACACAAAAAcgaaagaagaggaagaaaaCGGGGGAGTTTTGTTGGATAGAGGCGATAACACCGGGAAATCATCGGATGTGGCTGCGGCAGCTGATGGAGACGTTAAGCCATGGAATCTGAGGCCGAGGAGGTTCGTGATCAATACTGCTGATGGTAATGGTGCGGTTATGGGGGTGAATAGTGCAAAGTCAGGGTGGTTGTTGAGAGGTGGTGCGTCGGCGGCGGCGGCGGATGAGGAGAAGATTaaggagaaggagaaggagaaggaagaggatcagatgaagaagaagaggagattATGGATCTCGTTGTCGAAGGAAGAGATTGAAGAAGATGTATATGCGTTCACTGGATCAAAACCAGCTCGAAGGCCTAAGAAAAGGAACAAAACCGCGCAGAAACAAGTCGAT AATGTTTTTCCTGGGCTATACTTGGTTGGAATTTCAGCTGATTCATATCGAGTTTAA